A genomic region of Balearica regulorum gibbericeps isolate bBalReg1 chromosome 8, bBalReg1.pri, whole genome shotgun sequence contains the following coding sequences:
- the KIAA0040 gene encoding uncharacterized protein KIAA0040 homolog, with protein sequence MEQKISSFFNSILELIRTKHEEGIFNTVCLAVLMGLPFVVLIVFIFICCHCCFCSRRGKCRKKGSTSSNGQLHAERNKKKKKKKKKNEEDLWISAQPKLLLLDKRPSLPI encoded by the coding sequence ATGGAGCAGAAGATCAGCTCTTTCTTTAATTCTATCTTGGAGCTCATCCGTACCAAGCATGAGGAAGGCATCTTCAACACCGTCTGCTTGGCTGTGCTGATGGGCTTGCCCTTCGTTGTCCTCATTGTGTTCATTTTCatctgctgccactgctgcttctgcagccggagaggaaaatgcaggaagaaaGGGAGTACCAGCAGCAATGGCCAGCTGCACGCTGAgaggaacaagaagaaaaagaagaagaagaagaagaatgaagAGGACCTGTGGATCTCAGCTCAGCCCAAGCTGCTCTTGCTGGACAAGAGGCCGTCCTTGCCCATCTAG
- the TNN gene encoding tenascin-N — protein MGFQSWLAFPVGVLLCCAVQTSAVQQPASHNCTSNGQRISFSHSYKIDLPASSQIKLEADPLQHEGNSGVQLDPGEAEENEEQNIIFRHNIHVHTPKGDCETLSYIKDLLERMEKLEKEVAELREVCSPQKCCGGSQGVSHCSGHGTFFYETCSCKCAKGWEGSDCSRPTCPGHCTGHGHCDGGKCVCDEPYFGEDCSQQLCPENCSGNGICDTAKGLCQCYKEFIGEDCSEKRCPGDCSGNGFCDTGECYCHDGFFGLDCSQVLAPQNLQLLNSTENSLAVSWDQVIDVDNYLVTYYPVGYETLVKQVHVPKEQLGYEIVGLRPGTTYNVTLHHVKKGIASEPKYLEASTVLSALNAIWVTEEMEHSLEVEWENPPTDVDYYKLKFRSLVEMDEKEAVVPKSSDPKSRHIVTGLKPGTEYEVTVIPVKDNIEGKSSSVSGRTGVDSPTNVTTDRVTEDTATVSWNKVAAPIDRYMVRYTSADGDTKEIEVGSENDIITLLDLKPGMEYVIHIWAEKGPQKSKKASTRAVTEIDSPTELLPDQVTEDAITVSWNKVQASIDRYRLSYTSANGDVEEREVQKDQNVTTLAGLKPGMEYVIYIWAEKGEQQSKRASTEAVTEIDSPAHLLTDQVTEDTATISWNRVQALIDRYMVNYTSVDGDTEEMEVGKNETTTTLTGLKPGTEYVIFLWAEKGTRQSKRLSTGAVTEMDSPKNLVADQVTEDSATISWDSVQAPIERYMVSYTSADGDTKEIEVRKDRSITTLTELKPGMKYTLHLWAELGSKQSKKASTDTLTEIDPPKNLRVSGVTHSAGVVTWTPPAAHIDGYNLTYQGRDGTSKEVQLGPSEQRFVLEGLEQGMMYTIFVTAYKGDRQSRRTDSSFSTVSFLYPYPADCSQMQQNGNASSGVYTIYLNGDGSRPMQVYCDMATDGGGWIVFQRRSTGEVDFYKRWKNYVEGFGDPTGEFWLGLDKLHNLTSSSPIRYELRVDLRTASESVYAVYDFFQVGSSRDRYRLSVGNYRGNAGDAMTYHNGWKFTTWDRDNDVALSNCALTHHGAWWYKNCHLANLNGKYGESKHSEGVNWEPWKGHEFSIPFTEMKIRPQSSSNEPILGRKKRSLSGKRKKIRT, from the exons TGCATCTCACAACTGCACCAGCAATGGTCAAAGAATATCCTTCAGCCACTCCTACAAGATTGACCTGCCCGCCTCCTCTCAGATTAAGTTGGAAGCAGATCCGTTACAGCATGAAGGCAACAGTGGGGTGCAGCTAGATCCTGGGGAGGCCgaggaaaatgaagagcagaatATAATCTTTAGGCACAACATCCATGTGCATACACCCAAAGGGGACTGTGAAACTTTGAGCTATATTAAGGATCTGCTTGAAAGGATGGAGAAGCTTGAGAAAGAAGTGGCAGAGCTGAGAGAAGTTTGCAGCCCTCAGAAGTGCTGTGGGGGAAGCCAAG GTGTCTCGCATTGCAGTGGCCATGGGACTTTCTTCTATGAGACCTGCAGCTGTAAGTGTGCCAAAGGCTGGGAGGGCAGTGACTGCTCCCGCCCCACCTGCCCCGGCCACTGCACCGGCCACGGGCACTGCGATGGTGGGAAGTGTGTCTGTGATGAGCCTTACTTTGGCGAGGACTGCAGCCAGCAACTCTGTCCCGAGAACTGCAGCGGCAACGGCATCTGTGACACAGCCAAAGGGCTCTGCCAGTGCTACAAGGAGTTCATCGGAGAGGACTGCAGCGAGAAACGATGTCCCGGGGACTGCAGTGGCAATGGGTTTTGTGACACAGGAGAGTGCTACTGCCACGATGGCTTCTTTGGCCTTGACTGCTCCCAGG TGCTTGCTCCTCAGAACCTGCAGCTGCTGAACTCCACAGAGAACTCTCTGGCTGTCAGCTGGGATCAAGTGATTGATGTGGATAATTACCTCGTTACCTATTATCCAGTAGGGTATGAGACGTTGGTGAAACAAGTCCACGTGCCCAAAGAGCAGCTTGGCTATGAGATTGTGGGTCTCCGTCCCGGCACCACGTACAATGTCACGCTTCATCATGTGAAGAAGGGGATTGCCAGTGAGCCCAAGTATCTAGAAGCAAGTACAG TCCTGTCTGCACTCAATGCCATCTGGGTGACGGAGGAGATGGAGCACTCCCTGGAAGTGGAGTGGGAGAACCCACCAACAGATGTGGATTATTACAAGCTGAAGTTCAGATCCCTGGTGGAGATGGATGAGAAGGAGGCTGTGGTGCCCAAAAGCAGCGACCCGAAGAGCAGACACATCGTGACTG GCCTGAAACCTGGCACAGAGTACGAGGTCACTGTCATACCTGTGAAGGACAATATAGAGGGGAAATCATCCTCAGTGAGTGGTAGGACTG GAGTTGATAGCCCAACCAATGTGACAACTGACCGAGTGACAGAAGATACAGCCACTGTTTCATGGAATAAAGTTGCGGCTCCCATAGACAGGTACATGGTGAGATACACCTCAGCTGATGGGGACACCAAGGAAATAGAGGTGGGGAGTGAAAATGACATCATCACCTTACTGGATCTGAAGCCAGGCATGGAATATGTCATCCACATCTGGGCAGAGAAGGGGCCCCAGAAGAGCAAGAAGGCAAGCACTAGAGCTGTGACAG AAATCGACAGCCCAACTGAGCTGTTGCCTGACCAAGTGACAGAGGATGCAATTACTGTTTCCTGGAACAAGGTCCAGGCTTCAATAGACAGATACAGATTGAGCTACACCTCGGCTAATGGGGACGTAGAGGAGAGAGAGGTGCAGAAAGACCAGAACGTCACCACCTTGGCAGGACTGAAGCCAGGCATGGAGTACGTCATTTACATCTGGGCAGAAAAGGGAGAACAACAGAGCAAGAGGGCCAGCACTGAGGCTGTGACAG AAATCGACAGCCCGGCTCACCTGCTGACTGACCAAGTGACAGAGGACACAGCCACCATCTCCTGGAACAGGGTCCAGGCTCTCATAGATAGGTACATGGTGAACTACACCTCTGTTGATGGTGACACAGAGGAGATGGAAGTGGGAAAGAATGAGACTACCACGACTCTGACAGGACTGAAACCTGGCACTGAATATGTCATCTTCCTCTGGGCAGAGAAAGGAACCCGGCAGAGCAAGAGGCTCAGCACTGGGGCAGTGACAG AAATGGACAGCCCAAAGAATCTGGTAGCTGACCAAGTGACGGAGGACTCGGCCACCATCTCCTGGGATAGCGTCCAAGCTCCCATAGAGAGGTATATGGTGAGCTACACTTCTGCTGATGGGGACACCAAGGAAATAGAAGTGAGGAAGGACAGGAGCATTACCACCCTGACAGAACTGAAACCAGGCATGAAGTACACCTTGCAtctctgggcagagctgggaagcaAGCAGAGCAAGAAGGCAAGCACTGACACGCTGACAG aGATTGATCCTCCCAAGAACCTCCGTGTATCAGGTGTGACTCACTCTGCTGGCGTGGTTACCTGGACTCCTCCTGCAGCACACATTGATGGCTACAATCTGACCTACCAGGGTCGAGATGGCACAAGCAAG GAAGTACAGCTGGGTCCTAGCGAACAGCGGTTTGTGCTGGAAGGACTGGAACAAGGAATGATGTATACCATCTTTGTGACGGCCTATAAGGGAGATCGCCAGAGCAGAAGGACAGACAGTTCCTTCTCAACAG TTAGCTTCCTCTACCCTTATCCTGCGGACTGCAGCCAGATGCAGCAGAATGGAAATGCCTCCAGCGGCGTGTATACCATTTACCTGAACGGGGATGGCAGCAGGCCCATGCAGGTGTACTGTGACATGGCCACCGATGGAGGCGGGTGGATC GTGTTTCAGAGGCGGAGCACTGGCGAGGTGGACTTCTACAAACGCTGGAAAAATTATGTGGAAGGCTTCGGAGATCCCACCGGGGAATTCTGGCTTG gtCTCGACAAGCTGCACAATCTCAcaagcagcagccccatccgCTACGAGCTCCGGGTGGATTTGAGGACAGCCAGCGAATCTGTCTATGCTGTCTATGACTTCTTCCAGGTTGGCTCGAGCAGGGACAGATACCGGCTGTCAGTGGGGAATTACAGAGGCAACGCTG GGGATGCAATGACCTACCACAACGGCTGGAAGTTCACCACGTGGGACAGAGACAATGATGTGGCTCTCAGCAACTGTGCTCTGACACACCATGGCGCGTGGTGGTATAAGAACTGCCACTTGGCCAACCTCAATGGGAAATACGGGGAGAGCAAGCACAGCGAG GGGGTGAACTGGGAGCCATGGAAAGGCCATGAATTCTCCATCCCTTTTACCGAGATGAAGATCCGTCCTCAGTCCTCCAGTAATGAGCCAATCcttgggaggaagaagaggtcTCTatcagggaagaggaagaagatcAGGACTTAA